Within Anopheles ziemanni chromosome 2, idAnoZiCoDA_A2_x.2, whole genome shotgun sequence, the genomic segment gcaaaaaccgaaTGCGCAAGCAAACGTAACGTAACGTTATACTCTACCACTGACCCGTTCATTTCCTCTTGGACATTTAATCGGAATCGGGAAACGGTTGGGAGGCCGGCGGCGATGGAATCGTAGAAATCACCGAGCAGTAGGTAACGCGGTAAACGAAGTGAACGTGTCATTTTGCCCCATTATGTACATCCATGTAGCAATAAATAATAAGTAGATAATGCGTtgcgaaatatttcaaaacactaAACCAAACTCACACGGTTAATCGCGCCTTGTTCACCTGTATCCCTTATGCCGTTTAAATGATTACATTGTGTTATGTTAAGTAGTAGTGATTACGAACTTTCACGATTGCAATTGGGAGCGAGTGTAACCGGCAACCGAGCACGTGCACGCGTTGTTGCAGTTCAGTAAAATGTACCGTTACGGCCGTAGTAACGCGTGGTAACGCAACAGTTAAAAATGGCGCGCCCGGTACGGTTGCACTTCGTAGGCCCTTTATAGTATAAATGGATCCCAGCTACGCGGTCACTAGTGCAAAATGTCGCGCGATTTAGAGAATAATGAAATGGTTAAGTTTAATATCCTGTGTTGATATACCTCTGATTGCCATTATGATTGTACTTAATTCTATCATGAAATAAATCTATGAGAATGCTAAACGGAACAGTGTGTATCTGTTCAGTTACATTAAGGATCTGCTGTCAAGAGGTGGTCAAAATAAATGAAGGTAAGTTCCATTGTGATGTTCTGCAgcttacatttattttcttaaagtttaaaatattttccataaatatttttcccaacgCCTCCTCAGTTCTGGATACTGTAGccttgcaaacaaaaacatgcggCGCAGTGGTGGTGGGTCTGCTGAGAAGTTACGTCGACAATCATAGACCCGGTCATTTTGAGCTAACAGCAATTGGATTGAAAGTAGAGATATTCCtggcaaaagaaaagagaatAAATTACCAAGGCCAAGCAAACGTCTGATGGATGGCACCTACCAGTAAAAAAGCGGCCGCAATAAACAACGACTTAAACTTCACGTCCATGTTAGGATCGGAGTAGTAGATGTTGTTCGTGTAGCTCGATGAGCTCACGTTCCAAGCGCGCGTGATCGTCCCCTTTTGAGTCAGCAGATCCCGATCCATGACGGCAAAGTGCGTTTCCTTTGGCATGCGGAGCGCGTTCGCGAACGGTATGGGTATGCGAAACATTGTGTTGATGTCACTGTTCATAAGCACGATTTCCTGCCGCAGTATGCCATAGTCCTGCTGTATGCATCCGATCAGCTCGCCAGGGTTGGCCCACACCTCGAGGAACTGATTCTTGCAGAAGCAACAAAACACACCACATCCGAGGTTCTTTTTGAAAAGCAGCACCTCCTGATGGCTCCGGTCGACCAGGGACAGCCGGAAGGGTCTCAGCGAGCCCCAGAAGCGGTCCT encodes:
- the LOC131284127 gene encoding phospholipid scramblase 4; the encoded protein is MSSARVPPQQQPDFHGPDTPTFDLSWDYNYDSTLTAPPNNVPPVVHSGESRIITAQPQSLVAGRDGMSLRIPSQRSDPIRSVNSPFLTPFSPRAGLDFLYGLPSVFIQQTYELNELLSGVSSDNRFTIRGPSNEALYAALETSDPKDRFWGSLRPFRLSLVDRSHQEVLLFKKNLGCGVFCCFCKNQFLEVWANPGELIGCIQQDYGILRQEIVLMNSDINTMFRIPIPFANALRMPKETHFAVMDRDLLTQKGTITRAWNVSSSSYTNNIYYSDPNMDVKFKSLFIAAAFLLEYLYFQSNCC